The nucleotide window CAAAAACCCCTTTTTCTCCCTCTTTGAGCCGGACTAAAAGTTGAGTAACCTCAGACATTTCTACGTGGGATCATAGATTTAAGCTTAGTACCTGATGAAAAAACCTTTATTCTGGTAACTGATTGATGATAGCTATTTATATATATGCAATAAAAAAAATAATTAGTTTATCACCAATAAAATTCATCACAGGTTATGTTACTTGGTCCATGAATAATTTCCTTCCTAAACTTTGAACAGCGACTTGTTTTTTCTGGTGCGGTAGATGACCACTTTATTGACGAATATGAGCCCTTTTTGTATTCGTTTACGTATTTGATTACCTGGAGGTACTGTTTCGGCTATTTATCTAATTGTAATGAAACGCTATCCATTATCTCATATAAGCTACGAGTAGATGTTTTTATCAGGATACCAGAACTGGAGAGTACCAGCCAATTCTAAACTGGATTGGGTATCGAATAAGAGAATAGGTTATAAGTTTAAAATAATATCATGATGAGACGACTAACAGCACTACTTACCGTACTAACAGTAACAAGTTTAATCTTATGGTCTTGTGGAGGGGATTCGGGTACTGGCCCCGACCCTGACAATGCCAACAATGAAAATGAAGAAGCTACAACCTATACGGTTTCGGTAAATATGACTCCATCGGATGCAGGGACCATATCACCTTCCGCGGATGATACTTACGAAGAAGGCGAAGAGGTTGAAGTACAGGCGAATCCCAATGACGAATATCGGTTTATCGATTGGACAGGAGATGTAGAGAGTTCAGATAACCCTCTATCGCTTGTTGTAGACCAAGACTATTCGCTGACGGCTAATTTTGAAAAGAAAAGCTATGCTCTGACGACTAATACCGAAGGGGAAGGGGCCATAGATGAAAATGTGGTTCAGAAAAAGTCAACCGATTACGAGCACAGCACGGTGGTAGAACTAACGGCTAATCCCGCTGACGGGTGGAAATTTGTAGAGTGGACCGGAGACGTGACCGGCACCGGTAATCCACAGCAGGTCACCGTGGACAGCCCCAAAGAAGTGACGGCCGTCTTTGAAAAAAAGAGCTATGAGCTTACGATTAATAAGCAGGGAGAAGGGGCCGTGGCCGAAGAGGTGGTGCAAGCCAAAAGCTATGAACACGGCACGGTTGTAGATTTGACCGCTAACGCTGCTATTGGGTGGACGTTTTCTGAATGGCAAGGTGACCTGACGGGTAATAGTAATCCAGAGAAAATCACTATCGATAGGGCCAAAGAGGTAACGGTTGTGTTTGAATCGAAGCCATTTTATGTGTCATCGAATGGAGTAACTATTATTTGTGATGTGGCCAGTGTGGGCGATACGGGCACGATTAACGGCACCACGTACACCAAGCGCAACAAGTCCCAGATCACTCCGGCCAATGCCCCGACGACTTGTACGTCCGGTATCACGGATATGAGTAATTTATTTAATGGCGCCGGCTCTTTTAACGGAGATATCAGCCATTGGGATGTGTCCAGCGTGACAGATATGCAGGCTATGTTTATGAGTGCCACTGATTTTAACCAAGATCTTAGTAGTTGGGACGTGTCTGGGGTAACGAATATGCGATCAATGTTTAATGGAGCTACACCCTTCAACCAGGATCTCAGTGGTTGGGACGTGTCTAGCGTGACAGATATGCAGACTATGTTTATAAATGCAGAATCCTTTAACGGAGATCTAAGTAGTTGGGATGTCTCTGCTGTAACAGATATGAGAGCAATGTTTGTGGGAGCTACTATTTTTAGCGGAGATATCAGTAGCTGGAATGTTTCCAGTGCAAATGATATGGCATATATGTTTCAGGATGCAAAAGCATTTAATGGTGATATCAACAGTTGGGATGTTAGCAGTGTCACACAAATGCATAAAATGTTTGACGGTGCAGGGTCATTCAACCAAGATCTTAGTGACTGGGATGTATCAAATGTGACTACCATGGCTGGGATGTTTCGGGATGCTTCCTCCTTTAACCAGGATATCAGCGGATGGTGTGTGGAGAATTTTGATTCAAAGCCATCAGATTTTGATGATGGTGCCGGTTTTGAAGGCGATGACGATCCGGATACTGGGAAGCAGCCGGTCTGGGGAACCTGTCCCGGTAACTAGCTTAATTTTTTCAAATTCATATTCCGACCTATGGTAAATCGGGTTGGCATCACATGAGAATACAGATTAAAATTTTCAAAAATTTATCATAATGAGACGACTAACTGCACTACTTACCATACTGATATTCACAGGATTAACACTGGTAGCCTGCGGAGGCGACTCCGGGACGGGCCCCGATCCGGGTAACGGAGATAATGGCGATAACGTAGACGACCCGACTACATATACCGTTGAGGCCTCAGCGGCCGAGGGGGGTACGGTGTCTCCTTCCGGGGCCAATGACTATGAAGAAGGGGAAACCGTAGAATTGACAGCCGACCCCAACGACGAATATCTGTTTTCAGGGTGGACGGGTGATATGGAAAGCGAAGACAACCCACTGTCGCTTACGGTAGACCAAGACTATTCGCTAACGGCAAATTTTGAGCTAAAAAGCTATGAGCTCACCATTAATAAGGAAGGTGATGGCAGCGTTAGCGAAGAAATTGTGGAGGAAAAATCCAAAAAATATGAGCATGGTACGGTTGTAGAACTCACCGCCAATCCCGCCGAAGGGTATAAATTTGTCGAATGGAAAGGGGATGTGGAAGGCAGCGAAAATCCGGCTCAGATTACCGTGGACGACCCAAAAGAGGTAACAGCCGTATTTGAGAAAAAAAGTTATAACCTTACGGTAAATACAGATGGTGATGGGGCCGTTGCCGAAGAGGTAGTACAACATAAGTCCACGGAGTACGATCATGGTACGGTTGTGGAATTAACCGCGAATGCCGGGAATGGGTATAAATTTGTGGAATGGACCGGAGATCTGACAGGAAATGATAACCCTGCTCAAATAACAGTGGATAAGGCGAAGAAAGTTACTGCTGTTTTTGAGAAGAAAGAGTACAAGTTAATGGTCGATACATCTGGTGACGGATCGGTGTCGAAGGATCCCGATCAATCTACATACGAGTATAATACAGAGGTAGAACTCACCGCAAATGCTGCCGAAGGATATAAATTTGTAGAGTGGCAAGGTGCCATGACAGGATCTGAAAATCCTGAAAAACTGCAAATAAATGAAGAAAAGGAAGTGACGGCGGTATTTGAGTCAACCTTTTATATGGCATCCAATGGAGTAACCGTAAAGTGTGAAGACGCCAGCGTAGGGGAAACTGGGACGGTAAACGGAGATACTTATACCAAACGTAGCGCCGATCAGATTACTCCCTCCAATGCCCCGACGACTTGTACCTCCGGCATTTCCGATATGAGCAATTTATTTGATGGTGCCGGCTCTTTTAACGGAGATGTCAGCCATTGGGATGTGAGCAGTGTAACTAATATGAAGTCGATGTTTAAAGATGCCAGTTCCTTCGACCAGGATATTGGTGCCTGGGATGTGTCTGGTGTAACCAAGACGAGTAATATGTTCTCTAACGCTGATTCCTTTAATCAAGATATCAGCAGTTGGGACATCAGTAGCGTAACGGATATGCATGGAATGTTTCAGGATGCTACCATCTTTAATCAGAATATTGGCAATTGGAATGTCTCTTCAGTAACGAATATGAGAAGGATGTTTAATGGTGCCAGTTCCTTTAACAGTGATATTGGCAGCTGGGACGTCAGTAGTGTAACAACTATGCAAGAGATGTTTTGGGGTGCTTCATCGTTCAACCAAGATATTGGCAGCTGGGACGTATCCAGCGTAACCAGTATGGAAAGCATGTTTGCTGGTGCTAACTCCTTCAACCAAAATCTTAACAATTGGAATGTGTCCAATGTAACAGATATGCGGGCTATGTTTGACTCTGCCGATTCATTTGATAGTAATATTTCCAGCTGGGCTGTGGGGAGCGTTACCGATATGAGCAAGATGTTTGAGGGTGCAAGCTCCTTTAACGGAAATATCAGCGGCTGGGATGTCAGTAGTGTAACGAATATGGGAAGTATGTTTTGGAGTGCTTATGCCTTTAACCAAGATATCGGCAACTGGGACGTCAGCAATGTAACTAACATGTATGGTATGTTTAATTATGCCATTACTTTTAACCAAGATATCAGCAGCTGGTGCGTATCTAATATTTCTTCCAAGCCTACTAGATTTGATGATGGTGCCGGTTTTGAAGGCGATGACGATCCGGATACCGGGAAGCAGCCGGTCTGGGGAACCTGTCCCGGTAACTAGCTTAATTTTTTCAAATTCAGATGCTGACCTATGGTAAATCGGGCTGTGCATCAAATAAGAGAATAGGTTATAAGTTTAAAATAATATCATTATGAGACGACTAATTGCACTATTTACCGTACTAACGTTCACAGGATTAATACTGTTGTCATGCAGCGACTCCGGTACCGGACCCAGTTCGGATAACGGAGATAATGGTGGCGATGGTAGCGATGAAACCACCACCTACACTATGGATGTTACTATATCGCCATCAGAAGGTGGTTCAGTTTCTCGGTCAGCCGATGGGCCGTATGACGAAGGTGAAACCGTAGAGCTCACCGCCGAGTCCGCTGAAGGCTATGGTTTTGTGGAGTGGCAGGGGGACCTATCCGGCACCCAGAATCCCGAAGAAGTTACCATGGACGAGTCTAAAGAGGTAACAGTGGTGTTCGAGGAGAAGCCATCCTTTTATCTGGCCTCCAACGGGGTAACCGTTATTTGTGATGCTGCTTCCGTCGGTGACACTGGCACGGTGGAAGGCGTCACGTATACCAAACGTACCGCCGATCAGATTACCTCGGATAACGCTCCTACAACCTGTACCAGCGGCATCACAGATATGTATTCTATGTTCCGGGATTCCACGGACTTTAATGGCGATATAAGCACCTGGGATGTGTCTGGCGTAACCAATATGATGCGCATGTTTTATAATGCCGGATCTTTTAACCAGGATATCAGTTACTGGGATGTATCTGCTGTAGAAACGATGAGAAGTATGTTTTGGGATGCTGATAACTTTGACCAGGATCTCAACAGCTGGGATGTGGGCAATGTTAACCGTATGGATTATATGTTTAGATCCACTCCTTTTAACGGAAATATAAGCAGCTGGGATGTTTCTTCTGTTGCGAATATGCAAGACATGTTTCATGGTGCTATATCCTTCAACCAGGATATCGGTGACTGGGATGTTTCCGGTGTAGAAGATATGGCATCCATGTTTCTGAATGCTGAATCCTTTAACCAAGATCTCAACAGCTGGGATGTGGGTAACGTAAAAAGTATGGCCGACATGTTTAGAGATGCCACTTCCTTTGACGGAAATATAAGCGATTGGGACGTCAGCAGCGCCATGTATATGAATAGAATGTTTTCCGGGGCCACCTCTTTCAATCAGGATATCAGCGGCTGGGATGTAGGCAGTGTTACCAATATGAGACGCATGTTTTTTGAGGCTACGGTTTTTGACCAAAGTCTCAACAGTTGGGATGTCTCCAAAGTAGAAGATATGAGTCAGATGTTTTATCGGGCTTTCAGCTTTAACCAAGACCTTAGCGACTGGGATGTCTCCAGC belongs to Fodinibius sp. Rm-B-1B1-1 and includes:
- a CDS encoding BspA family leucine-rich repeat surface protein; translated protein: MRRLTALLTVLTVTSLILWSCGGDSGTGPDPDNANNENEEATTYTVSVNMTPSDAGTISPSADDTYEEGEEVEVQANPNDEYRFIDWTGDVESSDNPLSLVVDQDYSLTANFEKKSYALTTNTEGEGAIDENVVQKKSTDYEHSTVVELTANPADGWKFVEWTGDVTGTGNPQQVTVDSPKEVTAVFEKKSYELTINKQGEGAVAEEVVQAKSYEHGTVVDLTANAAIGWTFSEWQGDLTGNSNPEKITIDRAKEVTVVFESKPFYVSSNGVTIICDVASVGDTGTINGTTYTKRNKSQITPANAPTTCTSGITDMSNLFNGAGSFNGDISHWDVSSVTDMQAMFMSATDFNQDLSSWDVSGVTNMRSMFNGATPFNQDLSGWDVSSVTDMQTMFINAESFNGDLSSWDVSAVTDMRAMFVGATIFSGDISSWNVSSANDMAYMFQDAKAFNGDINSWDVSSVTQMHKMFDGAGSFNQDLSDWDVSNVTTMAGMFRDASSFNQDISGWCVENFDSKPSDFDDGAGFEGDDDPDTGKQPVWGTCPGN
- a CDS encoding BspA family leucine-rich repeat surface protein; this encodes MRRLIALFTVLTFTGLILLSCSDSGTGPSSDNGDNGGDGSDETTTYTMDVTISPSEGGSVSRSADGPYDEGETVELTAESAEGYGFVEWQGDLSGTQNPEEVTMDESKEVTVVFEEKPSFYLASNGVTVICDAASVGDTGTVEGVTYTKRTADQITSDNAPTTCTSGITDMYSMFRDSTDFNGDISTWDVSGVTNMMRMFYNAGSFNQDISYWDVSAVETMRSMFWDADNFDQDLNSWDVGNVNRMDYMFRSTPFNGNISSWDVSSVANMQDMFHGAISFNQDIGDWDVSGVEDMASMFLNAESFNQDLNSWDVGNVKSMADMFRDATSFDGNISDWDVSSAMYMNRMFSGATSFNQDISGWDVGSVTNMRRMFFEATVFDQSLNSWDVSKVEDMSQMFYRAFSFNQDLSDWDVSSVTDVSGMFAGDSQGSSSFDGALSGWDLSGISAKEDMETMFYNADDFNQDISDWCVPNISEKPAGFSSFSGLAEEHEPVWGTCPGS
- a CDS encoding BspA family leucine-rich repeat surface protein; its protein translation is MRRLTALLTILIFTGLTLVACGGDSGTGPDPGNGDNGDNVDDPTTYTVEASAAEGGTVSPSGANDYEEGETVELTADPNDEYLFSGWTGDMESEDNPLSLTVDQDYSLTANFELKSYELTINKEGDGSVSEEIVEEKSKKYEHGTVVELTANPAEGYKFVEWKGDVEGSENPAQITVDDPKEVTAVFEKKSYNLTVNTDGDGAVAEEVVQHKSTEYDHGTVVELTANAGNGYKFVEWTGDLTGNDNPAQITVDKAKKVTAVFEKKEYKLMVDTSGDGSVSKDPDQSTYEYNTEVELTANAAEGYKFVEWQGAMTGSENPEKLQINEEKEVTAVFESTFYMASNGVTVKCEDASVGETGTVNGDTYTKRSADQITPSNAPTTCTSGISDMSNLFDGAGSFNGDVSHWDVSSVTNMKSMFKDASSFDQDIGAWDVSGVTKTSNMFSNADSFNQDISSWDISSVTDMHGMFQDATIFNQNIGNWNVSSVTNMRRMFNGASSFNSDIGSWDVSSVTTMQEMFWGASSFNQDIGSWDVSSVTSMESMFAGANSFNQNLNNWNVSNVTDMRAMFDSADSFDSNISSWAVGSVTDMSKMFEGASSFNGNISGWDVSSVTNMGSMFWSAYAFNQDIGNWDVSNVTNMYGMFNYAITFNQDISSWCVSNISSKPTRFDDGAGFEGDDDPDTGKQPVWGTCPGN